A section of the Falco biarmicus isolate bFalBia1 chromosome 3, bFalBia1.pri, whole genome shotgun sequence genome encodes:
- the CD83 gene encoding CD83 antigen: MSWGVYALLIVLCNVRCLIRGASVAIPDIAVRCAEEVLLPCKVLQDSSITYQTVSWYKMAGDGEEIAWKVLDVESHYPKELGGSLELSNDTYFSLRIKNATSQNSGTYKCTLGVQSGERNLSGTVTLKVTGCPGIEDEKLKKYKAELFMLTCLGIFYLLLILFTCTCLRKESMSPNYQKNRPDLKHMLTPINVHEMTTFQDLNSNSTCKNELTSSSV, translated from the exons ATGTCTTGGGGAGTCTACGCTCTGCTCATCGTCCTGTGCAATG TTAGGTGCTTGATCCGTGGGGCTTCCGTGGCGATCCCAGACATTGCTGTGAGATGTGCTGAAGAAGTGCTGCTGCCCTGTAAAGTTCTTCAGGACTCCTCAATCACCTACCAGACAGTGTCTTGGtataaa ATGGCTGGAGATGGTGAAGAAATAGCATGGAAAGTCCTTGATGTGGAATCTCATTATCCAAAAGAACTTGGGGGGTCCCTGGAGCTCTCCAACGACACCTACTTTTCGCTGAGGATCAAAAACGCGACCAGCCAGAACAGCGGGACGTATAAGTGCACTTTGGGGGTACAGAGCGGAGAACGCAACCTGAGTGGCACAGTCACGTTAAAAGTAACAG GTTGCCCTGGAATAGaagatgaaaaattgaaaaaatacaaagccGAGCTTTTCATGCTGACTTGCCTTGGGATTTTTTACTTGCTGCTCATCCTTTTTACCTGT aCGTGTCTAAGAAAAGAGAGTATGTCTCCCAATTACCAAAAAAACAGACCAGATTTGAAACACATGCTCACCCCCATCAATGTACATGAAATGACAACTTTCCAGGATTTAAACAGCAACAGCACTTGTAAAAATGAGCTTACTTCAAGTTCTGTCTAA